A region from the Aliarcobacter thereius LMG 24486 genome encodes:
- a CDS encoding DNA translocase FtsK: MLYFEFTTLLSSKHSIGNIGAVFADFSFKYFSYLSYIYLLFLLYPLYLVNFKKNLDKNDLYLNILAILIFLFTALIFQALIIENPYERGELGNIFVDAFAPFIGHLGLYFLVAVGLFISILILFETSDMTFKDLIKIKNIIPKIKFKEKTNIATKQNITRQKEQTTSSKNLPVPKTSSKQNIQNEQKIEENRVKSIEDILDADIIENEEKEIKNSANSNSVIVDELEENAKLLSELEFGKTENPKDFILPPTNFFQDAPKENKTKVNEAFIDKKIADLLDKLSMFKIDGDVVRTYTGPVVTTFEFKPAPNVKVSKILSLQDDLAMALKAQTIRIQAPIPGKDVVGIEVPNEDTQTIYLKEMLDSDIFQNSKSPLTMILGKDIVGKPFVTDLKKLPHLLIAGTTGSGKSVGINSMILSLLYKNSPDNLRLVMIDPKMLEFSMYNDIPHLLTPVITKAVDAINALANMVAEMERRYSLMAKTKTKNIENFNEKAEKEGLPTMPYIVVVIDELADLMMTSGKDVEYSIARLAQMARASGIHLIVATQRPSVDVVTGLIKANLPSRLSYKVGQKVDSKIILDSMGAESLLGRGDMLFTPPGTPGIVRIHAPWSTETEIEKVVEFLKSQREVEYDMNFIKDKNLGSNSNSSKGASSSNNESIELDELYEDAKEVIITDKKTSISYLQRRLKIGYNRAASLIEQLEQTGVLSQVDGRGNREILI, translated from the coding sequence ATTTTATATTTTGAGTTTACAACACTTTTAAGCTCAAAACATAGTATTGGAAATATTGGAGCAGTTTTTGCAGATTTCTCATTTAAATATTTTTCATATTTATCTTATATTTATTTACTATTTTTACTATATCCTTTATATTTAGTAAATTTCAAAAAGAACTTAGATAAAAATGATCTATATTTAAATATTTTAGCTATTTTAATATTTCTATTTACAGCTTTAATATTTCAAGCATTAATCATAGAAAATCCTTATGAAAGAGGAGAATTAGGAAATATATTTGTAGATGCTTTTGCTCCATTTATTGGACATTTAGGATTGTATTTTTTAGTTGCTGTTGGATTATTTATCTCTATATTAATACTTTTTGAAACAAGTGATATGACTTTTAAAGATTTAATAAAGATTAAAAATATTATTCCTAAAATTAAATTTAAAGAGAAAACAAATATTGCAACAAAACAGAATATAACTAGACAAAAAGAGCAAACTACAAGCTCAAAAAATCTACCAGTTCCAAAAACTTCTTCTAAACAAAATATACAAAATGAACAAAAGATAGAAGAAAATAGAGTTAAAAGTATTGAAGATATTTTAGATGCAGATATTATAGAAAATGAAGAAAAAGAGATAAAAAATAGTGCAAATTCAAATAGTGTAATAGTAGATGAACTTGAAGAAAATGCAAAGCTTTTAAGTGAATTAGAGTTTGGTAAAACTGAAAACCCAAAAGATTTTATATTACCTCCAACAAACTTTTTTCAAGATGCTCCAAAAGAGAATAAAACAAAAGTAAATGAAGCATTTATTGATAAAAAGATTGCAGATTTACTTGATAAACTTTCAATGTTTAAAATAGATGGAGATGTAGTAAGAACTTACACAGGACCTGTTGTTACAACTTTTGAGTTTAAACCAGCACCAAATGTAAAAGTTTCAAAGATTTTAAGTCTTCAAGATGATTTAGCAATGGCTTTAAAAGCACAAACAATAAGAATTCAAGCTCCAATTCCTGGAAAAGATGTTGTAGGAATTGAAGTTCCAAACGAAGATACACAAACAATATATTTAAAAGAGATGTTAGATAGTGATATTTTCCAAAACTCTAAATCTCCACTTACTATGATTTTAGGAAAAGATATTGTAGGAAAACCATTTGTAACAGATCTTAAAAAGCTTCCTCATCTATTAATAGCTGGAACAACTGGAAGTGGAAAATCTGTTGGAATAAACTCTATGATTTTATCTTTGTTATATAAAAATTCACCAGATAATCTAAGACTTGTGATGATTGACCCAAAAATGCTAGAGTTTTCTATGTACAATGATATTCCACATCTTTTAACACCTGTTATTACAAAAGCAGTTGATGCTATAAATGCTTTGGCAAATATGGTAGCAGAGATGGAAAGAAGATACTCTTTGATGGCAAAAACAAAGACAAAAAATATTGAAAACTTCAATGAAAAAGCAGAAAAAGAGGGGCTTCCAACTATGCCTTATATTGTTGTAGTAATAGATGAATTAGCTGATTTGATGATGACAAGTGGAAAAGATGTTGAGTACTCTATTGCAAGACTAGCTCAAATGGCAAGAGCAAGTGGAATTCACTTAATAGTAGCAACACAAAGACCATCTGTTGATGTAGTTACTGGATTAATTAAAGCAAATTTACCTAGTAGATTATCATATAAAGTAGGGCAAAAAGTAGATTCAAAAATTATTTTAGATTCTATGGGAGCTGAATCTTTACTTGGAAGAGGAGATATGCTATTTACACCTCCAGGAACTCCTGGAATTGTAAGAATTCATGCTCCTTGGAGTACAGAAACAGAGATAGAAAAAGTTGTAGAGTTTTTAAAATCTCAAAGAGAAGTAGAGTATGATATGAACTTTATAAAAGATAAAAACTTAGGCTCTAATTCAAATTCATCTAAAGGTGCTAGTAGTAGCAACAATGAAAGTATAGAACTAGATGAACTATATGAAGATGCAAAAGAAGTGATAATTACAGATAAAAAAACTTCAATCTCTTATCTTCAAAGAAGATTAAAAATTGGATACAACAGAGCTGCAAGTTTAATTGAACAACTAGAACAAACAGGTGTTTTAAGCCAAGTTGATGGAAGAGGAAATAGGGAGATTTTAATCTAA
- a CDS encoding Eco57I restriction-modification methylase domain-containing protein, which yields MFQNSVLKTFNDDEKLVATRWASYQNYKSKVEAIKDFKEEEYQDGFLKDIFESCLGYTLKTTNPSFFNLEREKKNETDSKKADGVFYLNSEIIGVIELKAQDTRNLDKVQQQAFYYLSQHSKAKYVIISNFDELRFYIEKSTAYESFSLFNLSYDEFCKLHLLLAYENIKEEKALKIREKSNKFEQNISKELYKDFSNFRILLFDNLVKNNLSIEKSVLLRLTQKLCDRIIFILFAEDRTLLRANTIKEIREEFINQKFTNYSLYDIYKFYFDAINKGDARLDIPEYNGGLFAVDELLDSLIIDDFILDENVQILSNYDFASEISVNILGHIFEQSLTDLEELQANIDNVNFDKTKSKRKKDGVFYTPEYITRYIVENTLGKMCSEKREELKIVEITPPSNPKKLTKQEQQTKENLQEYKNWLLNLKILDPACGSGAFLNQALEYLISEHKNLQNDLALMGDLFASYMVEEEILEHNLYGVDINEDAVEIAKLSLWLRTAKRGRPLTKLADKIVCANSLLEMPFSENSFDIVIGNPPYVRQEAIKEQKEALSKIYKVANGTADLYVYFYELALNMLKPNGLKGFICSNKFFRAKYGENLREYILQNTTIFQIADFNGVKIFEDATVDSAITIFQKTKSDNNSTFKVVDVDLINSYDMKQSDLTKTSFSFSNPKELAIKQKIEKIGIPLKEWDIKINYGIKTGFNEAFIIDENIKNELIKKDSKSLEIIKPLLRGKDIKKYSVIFANKWLINSHNNPPVNIENYQAIKEHLDQYYDKLEKRSDKGITSYNLRSCAYLSSFEKDKIIYPEIASNPNAFEYDKNGYYLDKTAFLIEGNNLKYIISILNSKSLLHYMKQSIRQVGQGYQLSKIFVEVFPIPKIDEESQKPFIKLVDEILEAKQKIKDYKPLLDEAIKNNNFDREIALKKELENLENICTTNEKTIDQMVYKLYDLTPDEIKIVEGNL from the coding sequence TTGTTTCAAAATAGTGTTTTAAAAACTTTTAATGATGATGAAAAGTTAGTTGCAACTAGATGGGCATCTTACCAAAACTACAAATCAAAAGTAGAAGCTATAAAAGATTTCAAAGAAGAAGAGTATCAAGATGGATTCTTGAAAGATATTTTTGAATCTTGTCTTGGATATACTCTAAAAACTACAAATCCAAGCTTTTTTAATCTTGAAAGAGAGAAGAAAAACGAAACAGATAGCAAAAAAGCTGATGGAGTTTTTTATTTAAATAGTGAAATAATTGGAGTAATAGAGCTAAAAGCTCAAGATACAAGAAATCTTGATAAAGTTCAGCAACAAGCATTTTACTACCTATCTCAACACTCAAAAGCAAAATATGTGATAATCTCAAATTTTGATGAATTAAGATTTTATATAGAAAAAAGTACAGCTTATGAGAGTTTTTCTCTGTTTAATCTATCTTATGATGAGTTTTGTAAGCTTCATCTTCTTTTAGCTTATGAAAATATCAAAGAAGAAAAAGCATTAAAAATAAGAGAAAAATCAAATAAATTTGAACAAAATATCTCAAAAGAGTTATATAAAGATTTTTCAAACTTTAGGATACTTCTTTTTGATAATTTAGTAAAAAACAATTTAAGTATAGAAAAATCTGTACTTCTAAGGCTCACACAAAAACTATGCGACCGAATTATTTTTATACTATTTGCAGAAGATAGAACTTTGCTTCGTGCAAATACTATAAAAGAGATAAGAGAGGAGTTTATAAATCAGAAGTTTACAAACTACTCTTTGTATGATATTTATAAATTCTATTTTGATGCTATAAACAAAGGAGATGCAAGATTAGATATTCCAGAGTACAATGGTGGACTTTTTGCTGTTGATGAACTTCTTGATAGTTTGATTATAGATGATTTTATTTTAGATGAAAATGTTCAAATACTATCTAACTACGATTTTGCAAGTGAAATATCTGTAAATATTTTGGGACATATTTTTGAACAGAGTTTAACAGACCTTGAAGAGCTTCAAGCAAATATAGACAATGTAAACTTTGATAAAACAAAATCAAAAAGAAAAAAAGATGGTGTATTTTATACTCCTGAATATATCACAAGATATATTGTAGAAAACACTTTAGGAAAAATGTGTAGTGAGAAAAGAGAAGAGCTAAAAATTGTTGAGATAACACCTCCATCTAACCCAAAAAAACTAACAAAACAAGAGCAACAAACAAAAGAAAACCTGCAAGAGTATAAAAACTGGCTTCTAAATCTAAAAATCCTAGACCCAGCTTGTGGAAGTGGTGCATTTTTAAATCAAGCTTTGGAATACTTAATATCTGAACACAAAAATCTACAAAATGATTTGGCTTTGATGGGCGATTTGTTTGCTTCATATATGGTAGAGGAAGAAATCCTTGAACACAATCTTTATGGAGTGGATATAAATGAAGATGCCGTAGAAATTGCAAAGCTAAGTTTGTGGCTACGAACTGCAAAAAGAGGTAGACCACTTACCAAACTAGCAGACAAGATAGTTTGTGCAAACTCACTTTTAGAGATGCCATTTAGTGAAAATAGTTTTGATATAGTGATTGGAAATCCACCTTATGTAAGACAAGAAGCGATAAAAGAGCAAAAAGAAGCTTTGAGTAAAATCTACAAAGTAGCAAATGGAACAGCTGATTTATATGTATATTTTTATGAATTAGCTTTAAATATGTTAAAACCAAATGGTTTAAAAGGCTTTATTTGTAGTAATAAATTCTTTCGTGCAAAATATGGAGAAAATTTAAGAGAGTATATTTTACAAAATACTACAATTTTCCAGATAGCAGATTTTAATGGTGTAAAAATCTTTGAAGATGCAACAGTTGATAGTGCAATTACAATATTTCAAAAAACAAAATCAGATAATAATTCTACTTTTAAAGTTGTAGATGTAGATTTAATTAATAGCTATGATATGAAACAAAGTGATTTAACAAAAACTAGCTTTAGCTTCTCAAATCCAAAAGAACTAGCAATAAAACAAAAAATAGAAAAAATAGGTATTCCTTTAAAAGAGTGGGATATAAAGATAAATTATGGAATAAAAACTGGATTTAATGAAGCATTTATTATAGATGAAAATATTAAAAATGAATTAATAAAAAAAGACTCTAAAAGTTTAGAAATTATTAAACCACTTTTAAGAGGAAAAGATATTAAAAAATATTCTGTAATCTTCGCAAATAAATGGCTTATCAATTCACATAATAATCCACCAGTTAATATAGAAAATTATCAAGCTATTAAAGAACATTTAGACCAATATTATGACAAATTAGAAAAAAGAAGTGATAAAGGTATTACTTCTTATAATCTAAGAAGTTGTGCTTATTTAAGTAGCTTTGAAAAAGATAAAATCATATATCCAGAAATAGCAAGTAATCCAAATGCTTTTGAGTATGATAAAAATGGTTATTATTTAGACAAAACAGCTTTTTTAATTGAAGGAAATAATTTAAAATATATTATTTCTATTCTTAATTCTAAATCTTTGTTACATTATATGAAACAATCTATAAGACAAGTAGGACAAGGTTATCAATTATCAAAAATATTTGTTGAAGTTTTTCCAATCCCAAAAATAGATGAAGAATCACAAAAACCATTTATAAAACTTGTAGATGAGATTTTGGAAGCTAAACAAAAAATAAAAGATTATAAACCTCTTTTAGATGAAGCTATAAAAAATAACAACTTTGATAGAGAAATCGCACTTAAAAAAGAGCTTGAAAACCTAGAAAATATCTGCACAACAAATGAAAAAACAATCGACCAAATGGTTTATAAACTCTATGATTTAACTCCTGATGAAATTAAAATTGTAGAGGGCAATTTATGA
- a CDS encoding DUF6602 domain-containing protein, translated as MSNFIYEIINQKIDFLKHSYKTNKTVNHQGIKGSLNEILLEELIKNIIPKKYKITKGIIQDFKGIQSNESDLIIYNPEVLPSILFGSSLSFVPVEAVDYVFEIKSTLNANELKTTIKKFNNCKKLEGFKGRTSLFSFDSNLKNKSELERLEKYDNNFFFNPSIGVFTISNKGYYFFNISKRFIKDVIPKDEFMQRFLKDNFDNKISVNIDKQDDRKFIVNDINYDEIYYIIYSWKGIEFNGMHNCEILGLLSGLSNTLSIENFGKYLLENCNELFKSYSSCVKDMWGNESFKKVDFNGFVDTELNLGLSLTLNQDNKNNKIIVYENN; from the coding sequence ATGAGTAATTTTATATATGAAATAATAAATCAAAAAATCGATTTTTTGAAGCATTCTTATAAAACTAATAAAACAGTTAATCATCAAGGAATTAAAGGCTCATTAAATGAAATATTACTAGAAGAGTTAATTAAAAATATTATTCCAAAAAAATATAAAATTACAAAAGGAATAATTCAAGATTTCAAAGGTATACAATCAAACGAATCTGATTTAATAATTTATAATCCAGAAGTTTTACCATCAATATTATTTGGAAGTAGTTTGAGTTTTGTTCCAGTAGAAGCAGTTGATTACGTATTTGAAATAAAGAGTACACTAAATGCAAATGAATTAAAAACAACTATAAAAAAGTTTAATAATTGTAAAAAACTAGAAGGTTTTAAAGGTAGAACTTCTCTTTTTAGTTTTGATAGTAATTTAAAAAATAAGTCTGAGCTTGAAAGATTAGAAAAATATGATAATAATTTTTTCTTTAATCCATCTATAGGAGTTTTTACTATTTCAAATAAAGGTTATTATTTTTTTAATATATCTAAAAGGTTCATAAAAGATGTTATTCCAAAAGATGAATTCATGCAACGATTTTTAAAAGATAATTTTGATAATAAAATATCTGTAAATATAGATAAACAAGATGATAGAAAATTTATTGTTAATGATATAAATTATGATGAAATATACTATATCATATATTCTTGGAAAGGAATCGAATTTAATGGTATGCATAATTGTGAAATATTAGGTTTACTTTCAGGATTATCAAATACTTTATCAATTGAAAATTTTGGTAAGTATTTATTAGAAAATTGTAATGAATTATTTAAATCATACTCTTCTTGCGTAAAGGATATGTGGGGAAATGAATCTTTTAAAAAAGTTGATTTTAATGGTTTTGTTGATACTGAATTAAATTTAGGATTAAGCCTAACATTAAATCAAGACAATAAAAACAATAAAATAATAGTATATGAAAATAATTAA
- a CDS encoding type II toxin-antitoxin system RelE/ParE family toxin, with the protein MKKILYIIYEFISKDKLSAAQNFKKELLKTIKALSDFPLKYRKSYYFDDENIRDLTFKGYTIVYEVDFDKKEIFVFHIFNKNLPINIKKENENESS; encoded by the coding sequence TTGAAAAAAATTTTATATATTATTTATGAATTTATATCAAAAGATAAATTATCTGCTGCACAAAATTTCAAAAAAGAACTTTTAAAAACTATTAAAGCATTATCAGATTTTCCTCTAAAATATAGAAAATCATACTATTTTGATGATGAAAATATAAGAGATTTGACTTTTAAAGGATATACAATAGTTTATGAAGTAGATTTTGATAAAAAAGAGATTTTTGTATTTCATATTTTTAATAAAAACTTGCCAATAAATATAAAAAAAGAAAATGAAAATGAATCATCTTAA
- a CDS encoding SixA phosphatase family protein: MREIILIRHAKSSWKDISLDDFSRPLNKRGEKDAPFMAKKLKSLIQTPDLIISSPSLRTKLTLKSFLDEFKYKKDVVFEKNIYEAPLENLLDVLKNIENKHNTIFFIGHNPGFNLLADYLLGGFTENIPTSGILKMSLDINSWSELKEDCASLEFFIYPKMF, encoded by the coding sequence ATGAGAGAGATAATTTTAATAAGACATGCAAAATCTTCTTGGAAAGATATAAGTTTAGATGATTTTTCAAGACCTTTAAATAAAAGAGGAGAAAAAGATGCACCATTTATGGCAAAAAAATTAAAATCTCTTATACAAACTCCTGATTTGATAATCTCTTCTCCATCTCTTAGAACAAAACTAACTTTAAAAAGTTTTTTAGATGAGTTTAAATACAAAAAAGATGTAGTTTTTGAAAAAAACATATATGAAGCACCTTTAGAAAATCTTTTAGATGTACTTAAAAATATAGAAAATAAACATAATACAATATTTTTTATAGGTCATAATCCAGGATTTAATCTTTTGGCTGATTATTTACTTGGTGGTTTTACTGAAAATATTCCTACAAGTGGGATTTTAAAAATGAGTTTAGATATAAACTCTTGGAGTGAATTAAAAGAAGATTGTGCTAGTTTGGAGTTTTTTATATATCCAAAGATGTTTTAA
- the aroB gene encoding 3-dehydroquinate synthase, translating into MRVKIELQNDNSYEIFIEKLQQLSFDRKVVIVTNSTIANLHLEYLKIKISAKELSICILEDGEEYKNFDSLQNILTTCFEAKLDRKSLLIAFGGGVVGDMTGFAASIYQRGIDFIQIPTTLLSQVDASVGGKTGINNKYGKNLIGTFHQPKAVYIDSSFLETLPKREFGAGIAEIVKMAVCFNKEFFSWLENNDLNDKKNIDIAILKSVETKAWVVSQDEKEQGLRAALNYGHTFGHVIENLTNYKTYLHGEAVGIGICMANALAVKLGIMSKEEEKRVKTLLEKYNIPTSYKIEDVEDFYEHFFLDKKSSNSKIKFILPLGIGDCKITDEINKDDVCVILREFR; encoded by the coding sequence ATGAGAGTAAAAATAGAGCTACAAAATGATAACTCATATGAAATATTTATAGAAAAACTTCAGCAATTAAGCTTTGATAGAAAAGTTGTGATTGTAACAAATTCAACAATAGCAAATCTACATTTAGAATATCTAAAGATAAAAATTAGTGCAAAAGAGCTTAGTATTTGTATTTTGGAAGATGGAGAAGAGTATAAAAACTTTGACTCTTTACAAAATATTCTTACAACTTGCTTTGAAGCAAAATTAGATAGAAAATCACTTTTAATAGCATTTGGTGGCGGAGTTGTAGGCGATATGACAGGTTTTGCAGCATCTATTTACCAAAGAGGAATAGATTTTATTCAAATTCCTACAACTTTGCTTTCTCAAGTAGATGCAAGTGTTGGTGGGAAAACAGGAATAAACAACAAATACGGTAAAAACCTAATAGGAACTTTTCATCAACCAAAAGCTGTTTATATAGATTCTAGTTTTTTAGAAACTTTGCCAAAAAGAGAGTTTGGAGCAGGAATTGCTGAGATAGTTAAAATGGCTGTTTGTTTCAATAAAGAGTTTTTTTCTTGGCTTGAAAACAATGATTTAAATGATAAAAAAAATATAGATATAGCTATTTTAAAATCTGTTGAAACAAAAGCTTGGGTAGTTTCACAAGATGAAAAAGAGCAAGGATTAAGAGCTGCTTTAAACTATGGACATACTTTTGGACATGTTATAGAAAATCTTACAAACTATAAAACATATCTTCACGGAGAAGCAGTAGGAATTGGTATTTGTATGGCAAATGCACTTGCAGTTAAACTTGGAATTATGAGCAAAGAAGAAGAGAAAAGAGTTAAAACTTTACTAGAAAAATATAATATTCCTACAAGTTATAAAATCGAAGATGTAGAAGATTTCTATGAGCATTTTTTCTTAGATAAAAAATCAAGCAATAGTAAAATAAAGTTTATTTTACCACTTGGAATAGGAGATTGCAAAATAACTGATGAGATAAATAAAGATGATGTTTGTGTAATTTTAAGGGAGTTTAGATGA
- a CDS encoding mechanosensitive ion channel family protein gives MIQKIIKLSFVFLLTISFIKAEENTVDESLDFSNRTEINILLDKVNQIENTYKENILIKRYLNYLSYSKIANDLEVLKQSLKNKRKLSDEQEYQLLNKIRVKENELELIGEYKGSPIGGLINPPEIDKIETLTNPFEIIGAFSNIKKLEQNRQQFLDLERQLEELLKILKEELDIYSEINALEQRIEISEKILYLDKQRRDFEIVLDIVSTTSEVFRKKTEQVILETKNEITAQFQKMLNISFIIMIFFGVTFLVKMVLKKYYIQNENYYMVNKILNFSLAFLILMVLLFSYIDNVAYLVTILGFASAGIAIALKDWFMSLFGWMVIVTSGFIQVGDRIRVTKGEVETVGDVLDISLFKITIKEDITMVSYYKNRRAGRIFFVPNNYIFSELISNYSHSELKTIWDGIDITITFDSNHKKAQKIIREILKHYSKGYSDITRKQLSKMRNKYQLRATGVEPRVFTFIEPYGVVISGWYLTNSFAALVLRSTVSTEILDALMKEEDISIAYPTQQLNINETKNAYGSSRAKEFSNSDIDDIMMRR, from the coding sequence ATGATACAAAAGATTATAAAACTCTCTTTTGTATTTTTACTAACAATAAGTTTTATAAAAGCAGAAGAAAACACAGTTGATGAATCTTTGGATTTTTCAAACCGAACAGAGATAAATATACTTCTAGATAAAGTTAATCAAATAGAAAATACATACAAAGAAAATATCTTGATAAAAAGGTATTTAAACTATCTTTCATACAGCAAAATAGCAAATGATCTTGAAGTTTTGAAACAGAGTTTAAAAAATAAAAGAAAGCTATCTGATGAGCAAGAGTATCAACTACTAAATAAGATAAGAGTTAAAGAAAATGAGTTGGAACTAATAGGAGAATATAAAGGTTCTCCTATTGGAGGATTAATAAACCCACCTGAAATTGATAAAATAGAAACACTTACTAATCCATTTGAGATAATTGGTGCATTTTCTAATATAAAAAAATTAGAGCAAAATAGACAACAGTTTTTAGATTTGGAAAGACAGCTTGAAGAGTTGTTGAAAATATTAAAAGAAGAGCTAGATATTTATAGCGAGATTAATGCTTTAGAACAAAGAATAGAGATAAGTGAGAAAATATTATATCTTGATAAACAAAGAAGAGATTTTGAGATTGTTTTAGATATCGTAAGTACAACATCAGAGGTATTTAGGAAAAAAACAGAACAAGTAATATTAGAAACAAAAAATGAGATAACAGCACAATTTCAAAAAATGTTAAATATCTCATTTATTATTATGATTTTCTTTGGAGTTACTTTCTTAGTAAAAATGGTTTTAAAGAAATATTATATTCAAAATGAAAACTACTATATGGTAAATAAAATCTTAAATTTCTCTTTAGCTTTTTTGATTTTGATGGTTTTACTTTTTTCATATATTGATAATGTTGCTTATCTTGTTACAATCCTTGGATTTGCATCAGCTGGTATTGCTATTGCTTTAAAAGATTGGTTTATGTCTTTATTTGGATGGATGGTTATTGTAACTTCTGGTTTTATTCAAGTTGGAGATAGAATAAGAGTTACAAAAGGAGAAGTTGAAACTGTTGGAGATGTTTTAGATATTTCACTATTTAAAATAACTATTAAAGAAGATATTACTATGGTTTCTTACTATAAAAATAGAAGAGCAGGAAGAATATTTTTTGTACCAAACAACTATATATTTTCTGAATTAATCTCAAATTATAGTCATAGTGAATTAAAAACTATTTGGGATGGAATTGATATTACAATTACTTTTGATTCAAATCATAAAAAAGCACAAAAGATTATAAGAGAAATTTTAAAACATTATTCAAAAGGTTATAGTGATATTACAAGAAAACAGTTATCAAAAATGAGAAATAAATATCAATTAAGAGCAACAGGAGTTGAACCAAGAGTATTTACATTTATTGAACCATATGGAGTTGTGATTTCTGGATGGTATCTTACAAACTCTTTTGCTGCACTTGTTTTAAGAAGTACAGTTAGTACAGAGATTTTAGATGCACTTATGAAAGAAGAAGATATTAGTATAGCTTATCCAACTCAACAACTAAATATAAACGAAACAAAAAATGCTTATGGTTCATCAAGAGCAAAAGAGTTTTCAAACTCTGATATAGATGATATTATGATGAGAAGATAG
- the mtaB gene encoding tRNA (N(6)-L-threonylcarbamoyladenosine(37)-C(2))-methylthiotransferase MtaB, with translation MNFSTNKPKVFFKTFGCRTNIFDTQVMMSNLKDFEVTQNEKDANIVIINSCTVTNSADTTARSYINGLKKLGNSPKVIFTGCGTRTKGEKLFGEDKIDGLFGASEKENINELLKIDEKFFKLGDLKSLDKTVVEEFVGKSRAFIKIQEGCDFRCSYCIIPHVRGDARSYEESVILNQVETLAQNGFSEFILTGTNVGSYGKKMHTSLAKLLKKMALIKGVKRIRMGSIEPIQIDDEFRELINEPFMAKHLHIALQHTSKDMLKIMNRRNKVLSDLELFEFLSQNGYALGTDFIVGHPGETKELWEEAMKNLHNFPLTHIHAFTYSKRDGTPSASMKDIVKGDIAKDRYIELVEIIKQKNYEFRKNNQVNLEVLVEQEKNGKYLGFDQFFNQVEIESSEDLLGDWVNLDSYLVKDVKNEAKFK, from the coding sequence ATGAATTTTAGTACAAATAAACCAAAAGTATTTTTTAAAACTTTTGGATGTAGAACAAATATCTTTGATACTCAAGTTATGATGAGTAATTTAAAAGATTTTGAAGTAACACAAAATGAAAAAGATGCAAATATAGTGATAATTAACTCTTGTACAGTTACAAATAGTGCTGATACAACTGCAAGAAGTTATATAAATGGACTTAAAAAATTAGGAAATAGTCCAAAAGTGATTTTTACAGGCTGTGGAACAAGAACAAAAGGCGAGAAACTATTTGGTGAAGATAAGATTGATGGACTTTTTGGAGCAAGTGAAAAAGAGAACATAAATGAACTTCTAAAAATAGATGAGAAGTTTTTTAAACTTGGAGATCTTAAAAGTCTTGATAAAACTGTTGTAGAAGAGTTTGTAGGGAAAAGTAGGGCATTTATAAAAATCCAAGAAGGTTGTGATTTTAGATGTTCATATTGCATAATTCCTCATGTAAGAGGAGATGCTAGAAGCTATGAAGAGAGTGTTATTTTAAATCAAGTAGAAACTTTGGCACAAAATGGTTTTTCTGAGTTTATTTTAACAGGAACAAATGTAGGAAGTTATGGTAAAAAAATGCACACTTCTTTAGCAAAACTTCTTAAAAAAATGGCACTTATAAAAGGTGTTAAACGAATTAGAATGGGAAGTATTGAACCTATTCAAATTGATGATGAGTTTAGAGAACTTATAAACGAACCTTTTATGGCAAAACATCTTCATATTGCACTTCAACATACATCAAAAGATATGTTAAAAATAATGAATAGAAGAAATAAAGTTTTAAGTGATTTAGAACTTTTTGAATTTTTAAGCCAAAATGGATATGCCCTTGGAACTGATTTTATAGTTGGGCATCCAGGGGAAACAAAAGAGCTTTGGGAAGAAGCTATGAAAAATCTTCATAATTTTCCTTTAACACATATTCATGCATTTACATACTCAAAAAGAGATGGAACTCCAAGTGCTTCTATGAAAGATATAGTAAAAGGCGATATTGCAAAAGATAGATATATTGAACTTGTAGAGATAATAAAACAAAAAAACTATGAGTTTAGGAAAAACAATCAAGTAAATCTTGAAGTTTTAGTAGAACAAGAAAAAAATGGAAAATATCTTGGATTTGATCAGTTTTTTAATCAAGTTGAGATTGAATCAAGTGAAGATTTACTTGGAGATTGGGTAAATCTTGATTCTTATTTAGTAAAGGATGTTAAAAATGAAGCAAAATTCAAATAA